One part of the Gloeocapsopsis sp. IPPAS B-1203 genome encodes these proteins:
- a CDS encoding VOC family protein, whose translation MNQTLFHLAFPITDIVQAKAYYVDGLGCTPGRENKHALILNLYGHQLVAHLTKEKLEPQRGIYPRHFGIIFTSENDWKDLLERAQQKNLVFREEAKHRFPDSPLEHRTFFLEDPFYNLMEYKYYRYPEAVFGSSDFTQVGDTPA comes from the coding sequence ATGAACCAAACTTTATTTCATCTTGCCTTTCCCATCACCGATATTGTGCAAGCAAAAGCATATTACGTCGATGGATTGGGGTGTACCCCTGGTCGTGAAAACAAGCACGCCTTGATCCTAAATTTATACGGTCATCAGTTAGTTGCGCACTTGACTAAAGAGAAACTGGAACCGCAGCGAGGTATTTATCCAAGGCATTTTGGTATCATTTTTACGTCAGAAAACGATTGGAAAGATTTGTTAGAACGCGCACAACAGAAAAATTTAGTCTTCCGTGAAGAAGCTAAACATCGGTTTCCCGACTCTCCTTTAGAACATCGCACATTCTTTTTAGAAGATCCGTTTTACAACTTGATGGAATACAAATATTACCGCTACCCTGAAGCAGTTTTCGGCAGTTCTGATTTTACTCAGGTTGGAGATACTCCTGCTTAA
- a CDS encoding TIGR00297 family protein, which yields MLYTYSLNPWLIAVGLNTVLLAIAWIVPKKLLTPAGFFHAWGLGVLIWGTLGWQGYLVVMFYFLVGSVVTRIKLKEKETEGIAEKRSGARGPENVWGSALTGALCALGTLLVSEWGGNWLIASLLLLGYVASFSTKLSDTCASEVGKAYGKRTFLITNFQPVPRGTEGAVSLEGTLAGVVASGAIAFVGWGVGLIDLLGVVFCIIAAFIATNLESVIGATLQTKFDWLTNELVNVLNTLIGAIAAILLALLWYQI from the coding sequence ATGCTATATACTTATTCGCTTAATCCTTGGCTCATTGCAGTGGGTTTAAACACAGTTTTATTAGCAATTGCTTGGATTGTACCGAAAAAGCTGTTAACGCCTGCTGGTTTCTTTCACGCTTGGGGATTGGGTGTTTTAATTTGGGGAACTTTGGGATGGCAAGGCTATTTGGTTGTCATGTTCTACTTTTTAGTTGGTTCGGTGGTGACTCGAATTAAACTGAAGGAAAAGGAAACTGAGGGTATTGCCGAAAAGCGATCGGGTGCTAGAGGTCCTGAAAATGTTTGGGGTTCAGCGCTAACTGGGGCATTATGTGCGCTGGGAACATTGCTAGTCTCTGAGTGGGGAGGCAATTGGTTAATTGCATCGCTATTGTTACTCGGATATGTTGCCAGTTTCAGTACTAAACTTTCTGACACTTGTGCGAGTGAAGTTGGTAAAGCTTACGGTAAACGGACATTTTTGATTACGAATTTTCAACCCGTACCGCGTGGTACTGAAGGCGCAGTATCTTTAGAAGGAACGTTAGCTGGGGTCGTCGCTTCCGGTGCGATCGCTTTTGTTGGTTGGGGTGTTGGTTTAATCGACTTACTCGGAGTCGTATTTTGTATTATTGCCGCATTTATTGCTACAAATTTAGAAAGTGTAATTGGAGCGACATTACAAACAAAGTTTGATTGGCTCACAAATGAACTTGTCAATGTTTTGAATACTTTAATTGGTGCGATCGCAGCTATTTTATTAGCATTATTGTGGTATCAGATATAG
- a CDS encoding FAD-dependent oxidoreductase translates to MQTLTADVLVVGGGTGGTAAAISSARRGANTILVSEFSWLGGMLTSAGVSAPDGNELEAFQTGLWGKFLQELQQRQAGGLDNSWVSFFSYDPRVGAQIFAEWVQELPNLHWISGEVPLEVYCQDSCITGVRFSNFTVTAKITLDATELGDILALADVPYRWGWEFQSEWQEPSAPVEHNTLTAQYAVQAPTWVVVMQDFGADVAPEISSAPDYDASKFTEAWKNYGVEQFLNYGRLPDNRFMMNWPISGNDYGVKVERLITSKTAQNEFLQECLWHSQNFAYFIQSQIGRRYGLADVFGTGFAMHPYYRESRRLVGLNTVCEQDILPVSTGQVAALQPDSIAFGNYPNDHHYPGFEFPLAPKSLRWGGRWTGTPFTIPYGCLISATVDGLLVCEKNISVSHIANGATRLQPIVMGIGQAAGMAAALCVELTCQPRNLPVKILQQALLQDQVAIIPLFNLPPQHPDWIFWQTHYLDHPEKYPVDGNCACTLHQDMPSSLATFSGIFYKYDIQNYTITMNTPKQFRGDWILVTLRSHINHQLENYPNAAPIRVSGKINYAGKWLLVETIYI, encoded by the coding sequence ATGCAGACATTAACAGCCGATGTGTTGGTAGTAGGGGGTGGTACTGGTGGAACTGCTGCGGCTATTTCTTCAGCGCGTCGCGGTGCGAATACTATTTTGGTGAGTGAATTTTCTTGGTTAGGCGGAATGCTAACATCAGCTGGGGTGTCTGCGCCAGATGGTAATGAGTTAGAAGCGTTTCAAACAGGGCTTTGGGGTAAGTTTTTACAAGAACTACAGCAGCGACAAGCTGGAGGATTAGACAATAGTTGGGTAAGCTTTTTCAGTTACGATCCGCGTGTAGGAGCGCAAATATTTGCAGAATGGGTGCAAGAATTACCAAATCTGCATTGGATAAGTGGTGAAGTACCACTCGAAGTTTACTGTCAAGATAGTTGCATCACTGGCGTTCGATTTAGCAACTTCACAGTGACAGCAAAAATCACTCTTGATGCTACCGAATTGGGAGATATTCTTGCCTTAGCAGATGTTCCCTATCGCTGGGGCTGGGAATTTCAGTCTGAGTGGCAAGAACCAAGTGCACCTGTAGAACATAACACGTTAACTGCACAATACGCTGTACAAGCACCTACATGGGTTGTTGTCATGCAAGATTTTGGTGCAGACGTTGCGCCAGAAATATCATCCGCACCCGATTACGATGCATCAAAGTTCACTGAGGCGTGGAAAAACTACGGTGTAGAGCAATTTTTAAATTACGGGCGCTTACCAGATAATCGATTTATGATGAATTGGCCTATATCTGGTAATGACTATGGCGTAAAAGTAGAACGTTTAATTACCTCGAAGACAGCACAAAACGAGTTTCTACAAGAATGTCTTTGGCATAGTCAAAATTTTGCTTACTTTATTCAATCTCAAATTGGTCGCCGTTACGGTTTAGCGGATGTTTTTGGCACAGGTTTTGCGATGCATCCTTACTACCGAGAAAGTCGCCGTTTAGTCGGGTTAAATACCGTATGCGAACAGGATATTTTACCAGTATCAACAGGACAAGTCGCAGCTTTACAACCTGATAGCATTGCGTTTGGTAACTACCCTAACGATCATCATTATCCAGGCTTTGAGTTTCCGCTTGCGCCAAAATCACTACGCTGGGGCGGACGCTGGACAGGAACACCGTTCACAATTCCTTACGGTTGTTTGATTTCAGCGACAGTTGATGGGTTACTAGTGTGTGAAAAGAATATTTCGGTATCGCATATCGCCAATGGGGCGACTCGCTTGCAACCCATTGTCATGGGAATTGGACAAGCAGCGGGTATGGCGGCTGCTTTGTGTGTGGAATTGACGTGTCAACCTCGCAATCTACCTGTGAAGATTTTACAGCAAGCATTGTTACAAGATCAGGTCGCGATTATACCTTTGTTCAATCTACCACCACAACATCCTGATTGGATATTTTGGCAAACACACTACTTAGATCATCCAGAGAAATACCCAGTTGATGGCAATTGTGCTTGCACTTTGCATCAAGATATGCCATCAAGTCTCGCGACATTTTCTGGCATTTTCTATAAATATGATATACAAAACTATACTATTACAATGAATACTCCTAAGCAATTTCGCGGTGATTGGATATTGGTAACATTGCGATCGCACATTAACCATCAGCTAGAAAATTATCCGAATGCTGCACCAATAAGAGTTTCTGGAAAAATAAATTATGCAGGTAAATGGCTGTTAGTTGAAACCATCTATATCTGA
- a CDS encoding zinc-dependent dehydrogenase, producing MKAQVYRGVKQLSYEELPVPTLEADEVLVQVHVVGLCQSDIKKILYPLYEPPRIYGHETAGVIAAVGEDVKNWQVGTRVVVMHHIPCMRCAYCLNDNFSMCDMYKNICTTAGFAPSGGGFAEYVKVPSHIVRNGGLIPIPDDVSFEIASFVEPTNCCLKAVKKAQIAPGQTVLVTGAGPIGLMFIMLVKYFGARAIATDLLPSRIAKALSVGAEAAFDARDAELVAKIHALTNGMGVDTTLLAVPSDKAFFQALDCTRKGGKILFFAEFPDEVEIPLNPNILYRREIDLIGSYSSSFRLQSLAVDIVFNSRIDVAALISDRYPLHELSLAVERAIAPTQETYKILIYPSPEC from the coding sequence ATGAAAGCACAGGTATATCGCGGCGTTAAACAGCTAAGTTATGAGGAATTGCCAGTACCTACTCTAGAAGCTGATGAGGTGTTGGTACAAGTGCATGTTGTGGGCTTGTGTCAGTCGGATATCAAAAAGATTCTTTATCCTTTATATGAACCGCCACGGATTTATGGACATGAAACAGCAGGAGTGATTGCTGCAGTTGGAGAAGACGTGAAAAACTGGCAAGTGGGGACGCGCGTGGTTGTGATGCACCACATTCCTTGTATGCGCTGCGCTTACTGTCTCAACGACAATTTCTCCATGTGTGATATGTATAAAAATATTTGCACAACGGCTGGATTTGCCCCTAGTGGCGGTGGCTTCGCAGAGTATGTTAAGGTTCCTAGTCATATTGTCCGTAATGGTGGGTTAATTCCGATTCCAGACGATGTGAGTTTTGAAATTGCCAGTTTTGTTGAACCGACAAATTGTTGTCTTAAAGCCGTAAAAAAAGCTCAAATTGCACCAGGACAAACTGTCTTAGTGACAGGCGCAGGACCAATTGGGTTAATGTTTATTATGTTGGTGAAGTATTTCGGTGCTAGAGCGATCGCTACTGATTTACTTCCTTCTAGAATTGCGAAAGCTTTGAGTGTTGGTGCAGAAGCTGCGTTTGATGCGCGCGATGCAGAATTAGTAGCAAAAATTCACGCCCTTACAAATGGCATGGGTGTTGATACGACACTACTTGCAGTTCCTAGCGATAAAGCCTTTTTTCAAGCTTTAGACTGTACGCGCAAAGGTGGTAAAATTTTGTTTTTTGCAGAATTTCCCGATGAAGTCGAAATCCCACTTAATCCTAATATTCTTTACCGTCGCGAAATTGACTTGATTGGTAGCTACAGTTCTTCGTTTCGGTTGCAAAGTCTCGCTGTGGATATTGTATTTAACTCTCGGATCGACGTTGCTGCATTGATTAGCGATCGCTACCCTCTACATGAATTATCTCTAGCAGTGGAACGCGCGATCGCTCCTACTCAAGAAACTTACAAGATCTTGATTTATCCCTCACCTGAATGCTGA
- a CDS encoding DUF2294 domain-containing protein → MDSSIPTRGQIERTLSQRIQALYRHQLEHQPSRITCQIFDEKVAIILEDSITQPEQLLVSSGQEELAQEVRSEIDEALKPQIKSIIEEIVGVSVIDLLSNAKLDTGRTATVAILAETPKLRNMV, encoded by the coding sequence ATGGATTCTTCTATTCCTACGCGTGGGCAAATTGAACGTACTTTATCCCAGCGAATTCAAGCTTTATACCGTCATCAATTAGAACATCAACCAAGCCGCATCACTTGTCAGATTTTTGATGAAAAAGTCGCGATTATTTTGGAAGACTCAATTACGCAACCTGAGCAACTTCTAGTAAGTAGTGGTCAAGAAGAGTTAGCCCAAGAAGTCCGTTCTGAGATTGATGAGGCATTAAAACCGCAAATCAAGTCAATTATAGAGGAGATTGTTGGAGTTAGTGTGATAGATTTGTTGAGTAATGCAAAACTTGATACAGGTCGTACTGCAACTGTAGCTATTTTGGCTGAAACACCCAAGCTCCGAAACATGGTTTGA
- a CDS encoding response regulator: MNLHSSSPQQDKLRQPLVLAVDDNEDNLQLLTQLLMLIECSHITATDGHTAVLMAQNYQPNLILLDMMLPDLDGIEVVYRLKQDPETMDIPIVAVTAMARVEDQQRFLLAGCKEYIKKPYIIEELEATIRRCLA; this comes from the coding sequence ATGAATTTGCATTCTAGTAGTCCTCAGCAAGATAAGCTTAGACAACCTTTAGTCTTAGCTGTGGACGATAATGAAGACAACTTGCAGCTATTGACTCAACTATTGATGTTGATTGAATGTTCTCACATCACTGCAACCGATGGTCACACAGCGGTACTTATGGCGCAAAATTATCAACCAAATTTAATTTTACTGGATATGATGCTGCCAGATTTAGATGGAATTGAGGTTGTCTATCGCTTAAAACAAGATCCAGAAACGATGGATATTCCTATTGTTGCTGTCACTGCAATGGCAAGAGTAGAGGATCAGCAACGATTTTTGCTAGCAGGATGCAAGGAATATATCAAAAAACCATACATTATTGAAGAGTTAGAAGCAACAATTCGTCGTTGTCTTGCTTAG
- a CDS encoding DUF2294 domain-containing protein, translating to MEEKILASFTSLEETLSQQIHALYISQLGHSPQKVICNLLDKSLTIVVEHPTTPPERLLIESHKNDLAEEVSWNLYKAIEPYMKAIIEAVVRVPVVDLIGTSSIDSDRTSIVAVLADKPQ from the coding sequence ATGGAGGAAAAAATACTGGCTAGTTTTACTTCTTTAGAGGAGACTTTGTCACAACAAATTCATGCACTATATATTAGTCAGTTGGGTCACTCTCCACAAAAAGTTATTTGCAATTTGTTAGACAAGAGTTTAACAATTGTAGTTGAACATCCAACTACTCCACCTGAACGACTTTTGATTGAAAGTCATAAAAATGATCTAGCAGAAGAAGTCAGCTGGAACTTGTACAAAGCTATTGAGCCATACATGAAAGCAATCATTGAGGCTGTAGTGAGAGTTCCTGTGGTAGATTTAATCGGAACCTCAAGTATTGACTCAGACCGCACTAGCATAGTTGCAGTCTTAGCTGATAAACCCCAGTAA
- a CDS encoding response regulator — MRILSQIEDLPGWSRKLEALLASNKQAINQPLILAVDDDEDSLFLLTEVVRGNNFACITAKNGKDALSLAQRYQPDLILLDILLPDLNGIEVVHHLRKSPQTQLISIVAVTALAKEEDYRRIVGAGCDGYITKPYMLDDLEDIMFSHLYHTVATA; from the coding sequence GTGAGGATTCTCTCACAGATTGAAGACCTTCCTGGATGGAGTAGAAAGTTGGAAGCACTCTTAGCAAGTAACAAGCAGGCAATTAATCAGCCGCTTATCCTCGCAGTAGATGATGATGAAGATAGCTTATTTTTGCTGACAGAAGTAGTTAGAGGAAACAATTTCGCATGTATCACAGCGAAAAACGGTAAAGACGCTTTATCCTTAGCGCAACGGTATCAGCCAGATTTAATTTTACTGGATATACTGTTACCTGATTTAAATGGCATAGAAGTTGTACATCACTTGAGAAAAAGTCCTCAAACGCAGTTAATTTCTATTGTCGCAGTAACAGCATTAGCGAAAGAAGAAGATTACCGTCGGATTGTGGGGGCTGGATGTGACGGTTACATCACAAAACCTTATATGTTGGACGATCTAGAAGACATCATGTTTAGTCATTTGTACCACACAGTAGCTACAGCGTAG
- a CDS encoding NAD-dependent succinate-semialdehyde dehydrogenase, with translation MGIATINPATGETLETFQPLTDAEIAAKLEQAQTTFEKYRWLSIAERSHFMQTAADILEKQKAKYAELMTLEMGKPLQSAIAEVEKCALVCRYYAEHAAEFLADVGVKTDASQSFIRYQPLGIILAVMPWNFPFWQVFRFAAPALMAGNVGLLKHASNVPQCALAIQEIIQSAGFPTGVFQTLLVGADKVPALIADERIKAATLTGSEPAGASLAAAAGKQIKKTVLELGGSDPFIVLASADIEIAAKTATTARMLNNGQSCIAAKRFIVEEAIANQFEKLLIENFQALKVGDPMDLNTNIGPLATPQILQDLDQQVQNCIVSGAKVLVGGKPLSRPGNYYPPTILSEIPAGSAAYNEEFFGPVALLFRVPHIDAAIKLANSTPFGLGASAWTTDEQQRDRLISELEAGAVFINGLVKSDPRMPFGGIKRSGYGRELGIQGIHEFVNVKTVWVK, from the coding sequence ATGGGTATCGCTACAATTAATCCCGCAACAGGGGAAACGCTCGAAACGTTTCAGCCGCTGACCGATGCCGAAATTGCAGCTAAACTGGAACAAGCACAAACAACATTTGAAAAATATCGTTGGTTGTCAATTGCAGAACGATCGCATTTTATGCAAACTGCAGCAGATATTTTAGAAAAACAAAAAGCAAAATATGCTGAATTGATGACCCTAGAAATGGGGAAACCATTACAAAGCGCGATCGCTGAAGTTGAAAAGTGTGCGCTAGTATGTCGCTATTACGCAGAACACGCGGCAGAGTTTCTTGCAGATGTAGGAGTTAAAACTGACGCGAGTCAGAGTTTCATCCGCTATCAACCCTTAGGAATTATCTTAGCAGTGATGCCGTGGAATTTTCCCTTCTGGCAAGTTTTCCGGTTTGCTGCACCAGCGTTGATGGCAGGAAATGTCGGTTTACTCAAACATGCTTCTAACGTACCGCAATGCGCGTTAGCAATTCAAGAAATTATCCAAAGTGCGGGTTTTCCCACAGGAGTCTTTCAAACTTTGTTAGTGGGTGCTGACAAAGTCCCCGCATTAATTGCCGATGAACGAATCAAAGCAGCAACTTTAACAGGAAGCGAACCCGCAGGCGCAAGTTTAGCAGCCGCGGCTGGGAAGCAGATCAAAAAAACGGTACTTGAATTAGGCGGAAGCGATCCATTCATTGTGTTAGCAAGTGCTGACATTGAGATAGCTGCTAAAACAGCAACAACAGCCCGAATGCTAAACAACGGTCAATCGTGTATTGCCGCCAAACGCTTTATTGTAGAAGAAGCGATCGCTAACCAATTTGAGAAACTGCTGATAGAAAACTTCCAAGCATTAAAAGTAGGCGACCCGATGGATCTCAATACAAATATTGGACCATTAGCAACGCCACAGATTCTGCAAGATTTAGATCAGCAAGTCCAAAATTGTATTGTCAGTGGAGCAAAAGTTTTGGTGGGTGGAAAACCATTATCACGTCCTGGAAACTACTATCCACCAACGATTTTGAGTGAAATTCCTGCAGGTTCAGCAGCGTATAACGAAGAATTTTTTGGTCCTGTAGCACTGTTATTTCGCGTTCCTCATATCGATGCGGCAATTAAACTAGCCAACAGCACACCTTTTGGCTTGGGTGCAAGTGCATGGACTACAGACGAACAACAACGCGATCGCTTAATTTCAGAATTAGAAGCTGGAGCCGTCTTTATTAACGGTTTAGTTAAATCTGATCCGCGTATGCCTTTTGGGGGAATTAAGCGCTCTGGTTATGGCAGAGAATTGGGAATTCAAGGCATACATGAGTTCGTCAATGTTAAAACAGTGTGGGTGAAGTAG
- a CDS encoding acetolactate synthase large subunit — MNTAELLVQCLENEGVRYVFGLPGEENLHVLEALKNSSIQFITTRHEQGAAFMADVYGRLTGKAGVCLSTLGPGATNLMTGVADANLDGAPLVAITGQVGTDQMHIEAHQYLDLVAMFAPVTKWNTQIVRPSNTPEIIRKAFKRSQSEKPGAVHIDLPENIAAMPATGNPLRTDKLERTYAAFHSITEAATVISQATNPIILVGNGAIRADASEAVTEFATQLNLPVANTFMGKGVIPYQHPLALWSVGLQQRDYINCGFDNTDLVIAIGYDLIEYSPKKWNPDGKIPIIHIGETPAEIDSSYIPTVEVVGDISDSLYEILKRADRDDKADPYALELRSEIRADYEQYATDDGFPIKPQKLIYDLRQVMGPEDIVISDVGAHKMWIARHYHCDRPNTCLISNGFAAMGIAIPGAVAAKLVYPNRKVVAATGDGGFMMNCQELETALRVGTPFVTLIFNDGGYGLIEWKQRNQFGRSSYVHFGNPDFVKLAESMGLKGYRVEATTDFIPILKTALAQDVPAVIDCPVDYQENYRFTQRSGDLNCIV, encoded by the coding sequence ATGAATACAGCAGAATTATTAGTGCAATGCCTAGAAAACGAAGGCGTGCGCTACGTTTTTGGCTTGCCAGGAGAAGAGAATTTACATGTCTTAGAAGCACTTAAAAATTCTTCTATCCAATTTATCACCACGCGGCACGAACAAGGTGCAGCGTTCATGGCAGACGTATACGGACGCCTAACCGGAAAAGCAGGGGTATGTCTTTCGACATTAGGTCCTGGTGCAACAAATTTGATGACAGGAGTCGCTGATGCCAACTTAGACGGTGCGCCATTGGTAGCAATTACCGGACAAGTGGGAACGGATCAAATGCACATCGAAGCCCACCAATATTTAGACTTGGTAGCAATGTTTGCTCCTGTTACTAAGTGGAATACTCAAATTGTTCGTCCTAGTAATACACCAGAAATTATTAGAAAAGCTTTTAAGCGATCGCAAAGTGAAAAACCTGGTGCAGTTCACATTGATCTACCCGAAAATATTGCTGCAATGCCCGCTACAGGTAATCCTTTAAGAACCGATAAATTAGAAAGAACCTATGCGGCATTTCACAGCATCACTGAAGCAGCAACCGTGATTTCACAAGCTACTAACCCGATTATTCTTGTCGGTAATGGAGCAATTCGTGCTGATGCAAGCGAAGCAGTAACTGAGTTTGCAACACAGCTTAACCTTCCTGTTGCTAATACATTTATGGGGAAAGGTGTGATTCCTTATCAACACCCATTGGCATTATGGTCAGTTGGATTGCAACAACGCGATTATATTAATTGTGGTTTTGATAATACCGATTTAGTGATTGCAATTGGCTATGATTTAATTGAGTATTCCCCGAAAAAATGGAATCCCGATGGCAAAATTCCTATTATTCATATTGGGGAAACTCCTGCAGAAATTGATAGTAGTTACATTCCTACTGTTGAAGTTGTTGGTGATATTTCGGATTCATTATACGAAATTTTAAAACGAGCAGACCGCGACGACAAAGCCGATCCTTATGCTTTGGAATTACGCTCAGAAATTCGCGCAGACTATGAGCAATATGCTACTGATGATGGATTTCCTATTAAGCCACAAAAACTGATTTATGACTTACGACAGGTGATGGGACCTGAAGATATTGTGATTTCTGATGTTGGAGCGCATAAAATGTGGATTGCTCGACATTATCATTGCGATCGCCCAAATACTTGTCTCATCTCTAATGGGTTTGCCGCAATGGGAATTGCTATTCCTGGGGCAGTAGCAGCTAAATTAGTTTATCCTAATCGGAAAGTTGTTGCTGCAACTGGTGATGGTGGTTTTATGATGAATTGCCAGGAATTAGAAACAGCTTTGCGAGTTGGTACGCCATTCGTTACGTTGATTTTTAATGATGGCGGTTATGGGTTAATTGAGTGGAAGCAACGGAACCAATTTGGTAGATCTTCTTATGTCCATTTTGGTAATCCAGATTTCGTTAAATTAGCTGAAAGTATGGGACTAAAAGGCTATCGTGTAGAAGCAACAACTGATTTCATTCCTATTTTGAAAACAGCTTTAGCTCAGGATGTACCTGCAGTCATTGATTGTCCGGTTGACTATCAGGAAAACTATCGGTTTACACAACGATCTGGTGATTTGAATTGTATTGTGTAG
- a CDS encoding acetamidase/formamidase family protein, with the protein MRNNVGLRFEIKRVLERLVHKWQVVGVVAGIGLLLCSLSGIAWSSPTATPLRTHRIMSTPENVIWGELFKPDSRPIARVRSGDRIIMQTVSHEGILPDQGDTAAFFNQGGIPQSTKSRVTQNKILPDQLKVKSAVKKTGPGPHVITGPIYVEGAQPGDTLEIKTLAIDYRVPYGVISNRHSRGALPGEYPLNNAPIYSRVIPLDIKREIGIFQPENNLPPIQLPLDPFMGIMGVVPADREEAVNSVPPGNYGGNIDIKLLGRGSSLYLPVQVPGALFYAGDPHCVQANGEVALTAIECSLTPTFELVLHKNMKLNAPMGETKDAWIAVGLDEDLNEAMKKSVREYLDIANSKYGITKQDALLIGSAAIDFEVSQVVDIVKGIHGVVPKELFRDVKPK; encoded by the coding sequence ATGAGAAATAATGTAGGGTTGCGGTTTGAGATCAAAAGAGTCCTAGAAAGATTAGTTCATAAATGGCAGGTAGTAGGAGTTGTCGCAGGAATAGGGTTACTTTTGTGTAGTTTGAGTGGGATAGCTTGGTCTTCACCTACAGCTACACCCTTACGAACGCATCGCATTATGTCTACTCCGGAAAATGTAATCTGGGGAGAATTATTTAAGCCTGACTCTCGTCCGATCGCGCGGGTGCGTTCAGGCGATCGCATCATCATGCAAACGGTGTCGCATGAAGGAATATTACCCGATCAAGGAGATACTGCTGCCTTTTTTAATCAAGGTGGAATTCCGCAAAGTACCAAAAGTAGAGTGACTCAAAATAAGATTTTACCAGACCAACTTAAAGTCAAATCTGCAGTCAAGAAAACAGGTCCTGGTCCTCACGTCATTACAGGTCCAATTTATGTAGAAGGTGCGCAACCAGGAGATACTTTAGAAATCAAAACGCTGGCAATTGACTACCGCGTTCCTTACGGTGTCATTTCTAACCGTCACAGTAGAGGCGCACTACCTGGAGAATATCCCCTAAATAATGCTCCGATTTATTCGCGAGTAATCCCTTTAGATATTAAGCGTGAAATAGGGATTTTTCAGCCAGAAAACAACTTGCCTCCAATTCAACTCCCCCTAGATCCTTTTATGGGTATTATGGGCGTCGTTCCTGCTGATCGAGAAGAAGCTGTAAACTCTGTACCCCCAGGTAACTACGGTGGCAATATTGACATCAAGTTGCTTGGTCGTGGTTCGAGTTTATATTTACCAGTTCAAGTACCTGGAGCTTTATTTTATGCAGGAGATCCCCACTGCGTGCAAGCTAATGGGGAAGTCGCTTTAACTGCAATTGAATGTTCTTTAACTCCCACATTTGAACTTGTCTTACATAAAAACATGAAATTGAATGCACCAATGGGAGAAACTAAAGATGCTTGGATTGCAGTTGGATTGGATGAAGATTTAAATGAGGCAATGAAAAAATCTGTCCGCGAATATTTAGACATTGCTAATAGTAAGTATGGTATAACAAAGCAAGATGCTTTATTAATTGGTAGTGCAGCAATTGACTTTGAAGTTTCACAAGTTGTTGATATTGTGAAGGGTATTCATGGCGTCGTTCCTAAAGAACTATTTCGCGATGTTAAACCTAAATAG
- the xth gene encoding exodeoxyribonuclease III yields MQIATWNVNSIRTRQEHVVAWLQQNPLDVLCLQETKVVDADFPRSPFEQLNYHVYVSGQKSYNGVAILSRSPLTDVSTGFTPILGEAIEQSPASEAIATSLSEIDTQKRLITGVIAGIRIINLYVPNGAAVGSEKYEYKLRWLQVLREYLQSLLVGSANICICGDFNIALEDCDLHDPVNLTGNIMASELERQALREILALGFSDAFRKFTSEAGHYSWWDYRGGAFRRNLGWRIDHHYLTADLYKQAKSCFIDITPRKLSKPSDHAPVVVEV; encoded by the coding sequence ATGCAAATTGCCACTTGGAACGTTAACTCAATCCGGACTCGTCAAGAACACGTTGTTGCTTGGTTGCAGCAAAACCCCCTTGATGTACTGTGTTTGCAAGAAACTAAAGTTGTTGATGCAGATTTTCCGCGATCGCCTTTTGAGCAACTCAACTATCACGTTTATGTCTCAGGGCAAAAATCTTATAATGGTGTGGCGATTCTCAGTCGTTCCCCTTTAACTGATGTCAGTACAGGTTTTACACCAATTTTAGGCGAGGCGATTGAGCAAAGCCCAGCGTCGGAGGCGATCGCCACTTCACTTTCAGAAATTGATACGCAAAAACGCCTGATTACTGGTGTCATTGCAGGTATTCGCATTATTAACCTCTACGTACCAAATGGTGCAGCGGTAGGTAGTGAAAAATATGAATACAAATTGCGCTGGTTGCAAGTGTTGCGCGAATACTTGCAGTCACTTTTAGTTGGATCGGCTAATATTTGTATTTGTGGTGACTTCAATATTGCACTCGAAGACTGCGATCTGCACGACCCTGTTAATCTTACAGGAAATATTATGGCATCAGAACTAGAGCGGCAAGCACTGCGTGAAATCTTAGCACTAGGCTTTAGTGATGCTTTTCGTAAGTTTACTTCTGAAGCAGGACACTATAGTTGGTGGGACTATCGCGGTGGAGCTTTTCGGCGTAACTTAGGTTGGAGAATCGACCATCATTATCTCACTGCTGATCTATACAAACAAGCAAAAAGCTGCTTTATTGATATCACGCCACGAAAGTTATCCAAACCGAGCGATCATGCTCCCGTAGTTGTTGAAGTTTAA